The following proteins are co-located in the Halictus rubicundus isolate RS-2024b unplaced genomic scaffold, iyHalRubi1_principal scaffold1164, whole genome shotgun sequence genome:
- the LOC143364944 gene encoding uncharacterized protein LOC143364944, whose amino-acid sequence MKGPEDATPLHLAAKRGHKEIVNALIARGANVDAITIDSTTPLYLAAQEGHEEVAEILIASRANVNVVNFEGTPLHIAAGQGHVNVVEVLLSNGAKVTVKDNKSRTPLELAVAHGHLQVVKMLLQYKKVDMNAKGNDDWTILHIASQESNLEMVKCLVDERANINVKNASGSKPIHIAAREGYKDTVKFFLSKGLSVNELGTANQTVLHYAAMKGQLEVVKYLIAQGADVNAKDTNGLTPMHIAANFGYKDVIEVLLKNGAIYNAVDKLYRRPIEMTNNKDVINLLASTEKLFESVKCNSSSEVENDIRAGAFINARNADSGMSLHYAAWKGYDGVVKILLQNKANPNVVSSKRCTPIHYAAKFSHLKIVKALLSHGAVYNAVSDSGKTPSDFTVDRDITSLFKLISESFKKVKERNAQVINDLNKIKDIDTVKAVMSVRNKENKTLVVAAVHSNFSKVEQLKQISQSGVSAQIDAAIVFSNQGNYQRALSIFRSAFERRKEILGPDNPGTLDIQTYIAQVLYKQGIYQEALNMIEEIFQKQKEMLGLNDKDTLSTRSTIALVLHRQGKDEKAFNIYQEVYQRQKEILGSNHSDTLNTQFHMALVLDRQGKYEEALNINRAVFEKRKETLGINHADTLRTLHNIAGVLFSQNKYHEALKAFQGVLNIQKKALQQNHPETLNTQCNIANVLFAQGKWISALKFYRESFDQRKAVFGPSHPSVVDILKKIESINIRFKLEGSKASEVLQHLQKDINIAASKGNIQAVQRLLKNGADANDKVIDGRTPLHYAVSNGQMGIVNILLKNGAAVTLVTNKGNTPLHTATSKGYREIVEVLLQHISRDKLIDFINARTTSGGTTSLHVAAKNGFLEVVKSLLKHGATYNIENKEGKTPINLSKDQKVADFLKLVEELFEDTKKGNVEIINKLRVVKQDEFLAVTSARNNQGNTLLQVAIANGHKNVASKLLKMLKEPDQNLKDVNTESGVKSLKLSIIL is encoded by the exons ATGAAAGGTCCTGAAGATGCTACACCATTACATTTGGCTGCTAAAAGAGGCCACAAGGAGATAGTAAATGCTCTGATAGCAAGGGGAGCCAATGTTGATGCTATAACTATTGATAGTACAACACCATTATATCTTGCGGCACAAGAAGGCCATGAAGAAGTTGCTGAAATTTTGATAGCAAGCAGGGCTAACGTTAACGTTGTAAATTTTGAAGGTACTCCACTACATATAGCTGCAGGACAGGGCCATGTTAATGTTGTTGAAGTCCTATTAAGTAATGGAGCAAAAGTTACTGTTAAGGACAATAAGAGCAGAACACCTTTAGAATTAGCAGTTGCACATGGTCATTTGCAAGTGGTGAAAATGTTACTGCAATATAAAAAAGTAGATATGAACGCTAAAGGCAACGATGATTGGACGATACTACACATTGCTTCACAAGAAAGTAATTTAGAAATGGTAAAATGTCTAGTAGATGAAAGGGCTAATATTAATGTTAAAAATGCCTCTGGATCAAAGCCTATACATATTGCAGCCAGAGAAGGGTACAAAGACACTGTAAAGTTTTTCCTTAGCAAGGGGTTAAGTGTTAATGAGCTTGGTACAGCTAACCAGACAGTACTGCACTATGCTGCAATGAAAGGTCAGCTAGAAGTTGTAAAATACTTGATAGCACAAGGTGCTGACGTTAATGCTAAAGATACTAATGGCTTAACCCCTATGCATATTGCTGCTAACTTTGGTTATAAAGACGTTATtgaagttttattaaaaaatggcgcaatttataATGCTGTTGACAAGCTTTATAGAAGACCTATAGAAATGACTAACAACAAAGATGTTATCAATTTATTAGCATcaactgaaaaattatttgagtcTGTAAAATGTAATAGCTCTTCAGAGGTTGAGAATGACATTAGAGCAGGAGCATTTATTAATGCAAGAAATGCTGATAGTGGAATGTCATTACATTATGCTGCATGGAAAGGCTATGACGGAGTTGTCAAGATTTTATTACAGAATAAAGCCAATCCCAATGTGGTTAGTAGCAAGAGATGTACTCCTATACATTATGCTGCTAAGTTCtcacatttaaaaattgtaaaagcttTACTGTCCCATGGTGCAGTATATAATGCTGTTTCTGACAGCGGTAAAACACCATCAGACTTCACTGTAGATAGAGATATAACTAgcttatttaaattaattagtgagtcatttaaaaaagttaaagaaCGTAATGCTCAAGTTATTAATGACCtaaataagataaaggatattgATACAGTAAAAGCAGTGATGAGTGTTCGTAATAAGGAGAACAAAACGTTAGTAGTTGCTGCAGTACATAGTAACTTTTCAAAGGTCGAGCAGTTGAAGCAGATATCGCAAAGTGGCGTATCCGCTCAGATTGATGCAGCTATAGTGTTCTCGAATCAAGGCAATTACCAAAGAGCCTTAAGTATTTTCAGAAGCGCAtttgaaagaagaaaagaaatactAGGACCAGATAATCCTGGTACTTTAGATATTCAGACATATATAGCCCAAGTGCTATATAAGCAAGGAATTTACCAAGAAGCTTTAAATATGATTGAAGAGATTTttcagaaacaaaaagaaatgctGGGTTTAAATGATAAGGACACTTTAAGTACAAGAAGTACAATCGCTTTAGTGCTGCATAGACAGGGGAAAGATGAAAAAGCTTTTAATATTTATCAAGAAGTCTATCAGAGACAAAAGGAAATATTAGGGTCAAATCATTCAGATACCTTAAATACTCAGTTTCACATGGCATTAGTATTAGATAGACAGGGAAAATATGAAGAAGCGTTAAATATCAATAGGGCAGTTTTTGAAAAGAGGAAAGAAACACTAG gtATTAATCATGCTGATACTTTGAGAACGTTACATAACATTGCTGGGGTACTCTTCAGTCAAAATAAATATCATGAAGCCTTGAAAGCTTTTCAAGGGGTTTTAAATATCCAGAAAAAAGCTTTACAACAAAATCACCCAGAAACCTTGAATACTCAATGCAACATAGCAAATGTACTTTTTGCTCAAGGCAAATGGATCAGCGCACTTAAATTCTACAGAGAAAGTTTTGATCAAAGAAAAGCTGTTTTTGGACCAAGTCATCCGAGTGTTgtagatattttaaaaaagatagaatcaattaatattagatttaAGCTTGAGGGTAGCAAAGCATCAGAGGTTCTCCAGCATCTGCAAAAAGATATCAACATTGCTGCTAGTAAAGGTAATATACAAGCTGTTCagcgtttattaaaaaatggagCTGATGCCAATGATAAAGTTATTGATGGAAGAACACCATTACATTATGCCGTTAGCAATGGGCAGATGGGTATTGTGAACATCTTACTAAAAAACGGAGCTGCTGTCACTCTAGTTACTAATAAAGGCAATACACCATTACACACTGCTACTTCCAAAGGTTACAGAGAAATTGTTGAGGTTCTGTTACAACATATCAGTCGTGATAAATTAATTGACTTTATTAATGCTAGAACAACTTCTGGTGGTACTACATCACTTCATGTTGCGGCTAAAAATGGCTTCTTAGAAGTTGTAAAATCTTTATTAAAACATGGTGCAACTTACAACATTGAGAATAAAGAAGGCAAAACACCTATTAATCTTTCCAAAGATCAGAAAGTTGCTGACTTCCTGAAATTAGTTGAAGAATTGTTTGAAGATACAAAAAAAGGTAATGTTGAAATTATCAACAAGTTAAGGGTAGTAAAGCAAGATGAATTTTTAGCTGTAACCAGCGCCCGTAATAATCAAGGGAATACATTATTGCAAGTTGCTATAGCTAATGGACATAAGAATGTTGCGAGTAAACTGTTAAAAATGCTGAAGGAGCCAGATCAAAATTTAAAAGACGTCAATACAGAAAGTGGAGTTAAAAGTTTGAAACTTTCAATAATACTATGA
- the LOC143364945 gene encoding uncharacterized protein LOC143364945: MFAALEEGNLEDLKSYLRKGADINARSINSSTTLHFGVHGPGLEVIKFIIDQKLGVNIKDVHGQSPLHIAAAHGRKNIVEFFIGETGVYVDDLDNSGKTSLHIAAENGHKDAVEILLKNNANTNTKDIAGYSPLHYAIKNNHIDVAKIMLEKEANVDINETMDGFTSLHIAAESGYLGLVNFLLKNGANVNARNDKEGMPLHTAALNGHLEVVNALILKGADVNSRVIDGCTPLHYAIENGHEKIPNILLKHAANVNVVDKTYNNTPLHYAAKDGHEKIVKSLLTNKANANIVTVEGITPLHFAVPSGYLKIVVALLEHGVNIRAKDKNDATPLHYTAESGHKAVAELLIKNGVEINDKANNNLTPLHVAVRKGHKDIIELLIRNKAEVRAQDIKGSTPLHAAAMNGSKDIIDLLIKNKAEVDARSNDGMTPLHVAALSGHKDAIAFLIKNKAEVDARSNDGMTPLHVAALSGHKDAIAFLIKSKAEVNTSANYGITPLHAAIVGGHKDIVNLLIKNEAKDNVEDVAGSTPLHVAVEGGHKEIVGILVANRANVNVKSNNLTPLLSAIKHNHKEIVEVLIENGASVNAESG; encoded by the coding sequence atgtttgctgCGTTGGAAGAAGGAAATCTTGAAGACTTAAAGAGTTATCTCAGAAAAGGAGCAGATATCAATGCTAGAAGTATTAACTCATCGACCACATTACATTTTGGTGTTCATGGACCTGGTCTCGAGGTTATAAAATTTATCATTGATCAAAAGTTAGGTGTCAATATTAAAGATGTACATGGTCAAAGTCCACTTCATATTGCTGCTGCACATGGAAGGAAAAATATTGTGGAATTTTTTATAGGAGAAACAGGTGTATATGTTGATGATCTAGATAATAGTGGAAAAACATCACTACATATTGCAGCTGAAAACGGTCACAAAGATGCTGTTGAAATTCtactaaaaaataatgctaATACTAATACCAAAGATATAGCTGGTTATTCACCTTTACACTATGCAATAAAAAACAATCACATTGATGTTGCTAAGATTATGCTGGAAAAAGAAGCGAATGTTGACATCAACGAGACTATGGATGGCTTTACGTCACTACATATAGCTGCAGAAAGTGGTTATCTAGGGCTAGTGaattttttactgaaaaatgGGGCAAATGTTAATGCAAGAAACGATAAGGAGGGAATGCCATTACATACAGCAGCACTAAATGGCCACCTAGAAGTAGTGAATGCTTTAATTCTCAAAGGAGCCGATGTTAACTCCAGAGTTATAGATGGTTGTACACCATTACACTATGCAATAGAAAACGGTCATGAAAAGATACCTAATATTTTATTGAAGCATGCAGCTAATGTTAATGTTGTTGACAAAACCTATAATAACACACCTTTGCACTACGCAGCAAAAGATGGACATGAGAAAATTGTTAAGTCTTTACTGACAAATAAGGCAAATGCTAATATTGTCACTGTGGAAGGTATAACCCCACTACATTTTGCAGTGCCGAGTGGCTACTTAAAAATAGTTGTTGCTCTTCTTGAGCATGGTGTTAACATTCGCGCTAAAGATAAAAATGATGCTACACCATTACACTATACAGCAGAGAGTGGTCATAAGGCAGTTGCTGAgcttttaataaaaaatggagTAGAAATCAATGATAAAGCCAATAATAATCTAACACCATTACATGTAGCTGTTCGGAAAGGTCACAAAGATATTATTGAACTCCTAATAAGAAATAAAGCTGAAGTTAGAGCTCAAGACATTAAGGGTAGTACACCACTACATGCAGCTGCAATGAATGGTAGCAAAGATATTATTGATcttctaataaaaaataaagctgAAGTTGATGCTAGATCTAATGATGGCATGACGCCATTGCATGTAGCTGCTCTAAGTGGACATAAAGACGCTATTgcttttctaataaaaaataaagctgAAGTTGATGCTAGATCTAATGATGGCATGACGCCATTGCATGTAGCTGCTCTAAGTGGACATAAAGACGCAATTGCTTTTCTAATTAAAAGTAAAGCTGAAGTCAATACTAGTGCTAATTATGGTATTACACCTTTACATGCGGCTATTGTAGGGGGTCACAAAGATATTGTGAAccttttaataaaaaatgaagccaaAGATAATGTGGAAGATGTTGCAGGTAGTACACCATTACATGTAGCTGTGGAAGGAGGTCATAAGGAAATCGTTGGGATTCTTGTAGCAAATAGAGCCAATGTTAATGTTAAGAGTAACAACCTAACACCATTGCTATCTGCTATTAAGCATAACCACAAGGAGATCGTTGAAGTTCTTATAGAAAATGGAGCTAGTGTTAATGCAGAAAGTGGGTAA